One genomic segment of Brevibacillus laterosporus LMG 15441 includes these proteins:
- a CDS encoding non-ribosomal peptide synthetase, which produces MQKKDKIKDIYSLSPLQKGMLFHSMKDPQSDAYFEQVTLLLEGVVNPTYLAESIQGLVQKYDMFRSVFRYKKVDPVQVVLSERKIDLQIEDLTQINEEEQRKFIEEYRKKDRERGFDLSRDILLRFTLFQTAANRYELLWSHHHILMDGWCTGIVFQDLFQMYQRRLSGQALLPEVAPQYSEYIRWLKKQDDQQALAFWKEYLQGFENLTGIPRLRSGNHPYKQEEFIFSLGEEATQKLTQTAQKYQVTLNTVVQTIWGALLQKYNNTNDAAYGVVVSGRPAEVPNVEQMVGLFSNTIPIRIKKEAGKTFGEVLKNVQQTALEAEKYGYLSLADIQASAAYTHQLLDHILAFENFPMDQETFNQENVLGFAVKDAHTFEQTHYDLTVLVIPGKELIFKFMYNESVYSKEYLNLLELNMKKLVSLVIEQQDIFDPATEFVSDLEKDKLLTIFNRTDAKYPREKTIHELFQEQVDKNPDQVALVFGEAQLTYRELNEKANQMARGLRKQGVLPDQVIGLLTDRSLEMIIAILAIFKAGGAYMPIDPSYPSERIQYMLADSRTHLLLVQKAEMIPANYQGEVLLLTEDSWMDENTDNLDLVNQAQDLAYVMYTSGSTGKPKGNLTTHQNIVKTIMNNGYMEITPNDRLLQLSNYAFDGSTFDIYSALLNGASLILVPTHVLMNPTDLASVIQDQHITVSFMTTSLFNTLVELDVTSLKHMRKVVFGGEKASIKHVEKALDYLGAGRLVNGYGPTETTVFATTYTVDHTIKETGIMPIGRPLNNTKVFILGADNQLQPIGALGELCVSGEGLARGYLNLPELTADRFVENPFMRGERMYRTGDLARWLPDGSIEYVGRIDEQVKIRGHRIELGEIEARLLEHPAISETVLLAKQDEQGHSFLCAYLVTNGAWSVAELRKHIKETLPDSMVPSYFIEIDKMPLTSNGKADKRALPEPDVHQVSSYIAPETETEEKLVQLFQEILSVEQVGTQDNFFELGGHSLKAMMLVSRMHKELDIEVPLKDVFARPSVKELAAFLTNTEVSDYIAIEPAAKQEFYPVSSAQRRMYVVEQIGSSNTTSYNMPFLLEIGGALDVVGLQKALKKLVIRHESLRTSFHMVDEVLMQKIHPDVEWDLMVMEAKDEDLPQIIDGFIQPFDLSDASLFRAGLVRMEADRHLLMLDMHHIISDGVSTNVLFQDLMQIYQGKELPSLRIQYKDYAVWQQAEAQVNRLREQEQYWLNQFSGELPVLEMPTDYTRPSIQQSEGDIWSFEINAEIINKVKKLSSSQGTTLYMTLLAAYQVLLSKYTGQEDVIVGSPIAGRPHADVEKIVGMFVNTLAFRGQPKSTQTFSTYLSEVKEQVLHAYDNAEYPFEELLEKLDLERDLSRHPLFDTMFALQNMEMAEINIMDLSFQPRDLTWKNAKFDLTWMMAEAENLYVTIEYSTSLFKPETIERLGKRFTHLLKQIGDAPERLIADLEVATEDEKHQILSVFNLTQSDYPVNKTVHQLFEEQVQNMPDQKAIVFGEEQVTYKELNAKANHLATLLKQKGITNEQLVAVMIEPSIEFFVGILAVLKAGGAYLPIDPTYPAERIAYILEDSQSKVLLVRGHEQVQTQFAGEILEIDSKKLSTEELKDVPMNNKVTDLAYVIYTSGSTGQPKGVMVEHRSLMNLSAWHVHYFGITKDDRSTKYAGVGFDASVWEVFPYLIAGATIYVIDQETRYDVEKLNQYVTDQGITISFLPTQFAEQFMLTDHTDHTALRWLLIGGDKAQQAVQQKKYQIVNNYGPTENTVVTTSYIVSPEDKKIPIGRPIANNQVFILNKENQLQPVGIPGELCVSGDSLARGYLHRPELTSERFVANPFVPGERMYKTGDIARWLPDGNIEYLGRLDDQIKIRGYRVELGEIESAILEHEAIQETVVLARQDDQNQTYLCAYVVPKKSFDVAELRQYLGRKLPHFMIPAFFTEMTEFPITSNGKVDKKALPLPDLSKQSEIDYVAPTTTLEETLAELWTEVLGVSQVGIHDNFFKLGGDSIKAIQIAARLNTKQLKLEVKDLFQAQTIAQVIPYIKTKDSKAEQGIVQGNVELTPIQEWFFQQSFDIPHHWNQSMMFYRKEGWDQHVVQRVFQKIAEHHDALRMAYQQENGKTIQINRGVEGKLFELSIFDFKQQANVPELIEQAANRLQSAMNLQDGPLVQLGLFQTSEGDHLLIAIHHLVVDAVSWRIITEDFMNGYQQDLQGEPIAFTSKTDSYQKWAKSLLEYATSEEIQSELKYWQSMIAKELPALPRDSKGGAPYLLKDIQEVAIQLTKEQTNKLLTDAHNAYNTQINDLLLTALALTIQEWAQTNSIAITLEGHGREDIGVDIDINRTVGWFTSMYPVVFDLQKQGIANTVKQVKEELRQIPNKGIGYGVVRYLSNQGSTELDLSSHAINPEISFNYLGQMDQSGQEEEYQLSPLSSGQQISQMNQGLFPINVSGIVVENQLSIQISYDSQAYHDSTMEKLIQRYQYHLLEIINHCVQQTETELTPSDFSTKELSMEDLESVFELLDE; this is translated from the coding sequence GTGCAAAAAAAAGACAAGATCAAAGATATCTATTCACTTTCTCCGTTGCAAAAGGGTATGCTATTTCATTCCATGAAAGACCCACAGAGCGATGCCTATTTCGAGCAGGTTACCCTTTTGCTGGAGGGGGTTGTAAACCCAACCTATTTGGCTGAAAGTATTCAGGGACTCGTACAAAAATACGACATGTTCCGAAGTGTGTTCCGCTATAAAAAAGTAGACCCTGTTCAGGTTGTGCTTAGTGAACGAAAAATAGATTTACAGATTGAAGACCTTACTCAAATCAATGAAGAAGAGCAACGGAAATTCATTGAGGAATATAGAAAAAAGGACCGGGAAAGAGGCTTCGACCTTTCCCGGGATATCCTGCTACGTTTTACATTGTTTCAAACAGCCGCCAATCGGTATGAATTACTGTGGAGTCATCATCATATCCTGATGGATGGCTGGTGTACGGGTATCGTTTTTCAGGATTTATTTCAAATGTACCAACGTCGCTTGTCAGGACAGGCCTTACTTCCAGAGGTGGCCCCTCAATATAGCGAATATATACGCTGGTTAAAGAAACAAGATGACCAACAAGCATTGGCATTTTGGAAGGAGTATCTACAGGGGTTTGAAAACCTTACGGGAATCCCGCGTCTAAGGTCAGGCAATCATCCCTACAAGCAAGAGGAATTCATTTTCTCCTTGGGAGAGGAAGCTACACAAAAACTAACGCAAACGGCTCAAAAGTATCAGGTGACCTTAAATACTGTTGTGCAAACAATTTGGGGAGCGTTATTGCAAAAATACAATAACACGAATGACGCGGCCTACGGTGTGGTTGTCTCCGGACGACCCGCCGAGGTGCCAAATGTTGAACAAATGGTGGGGTTATTTAGTAATACCATTCCTATTCGTATTAAAAAAGAAGCAGGAAAAACGTTTGGGGAAGTGCTGAAAAACGTACAGCAAACAGCGCTGGAGGCAGAAAAATACGGATATCTTTCTTTAGCCGATATTCAGGCGAGCGCAGCTTATACGCATCAATTGCTTGATCATATTTTAGCGTTTGAAAATTTCCCGATGGATCAAGAAACATTTAATCAAGAAAACGTTCTCGGATTTGCCGTGAAGGATGCCCACACGTTTGAGCAGACGCACTATGATCTGACCGTGCTAGTCATTCCTGGCAAGGAATTAATCTTTAAGTTTATGTATAACGAAAGTGTTTATTCAAAAGAGTACCTCAATCTTTTAGAGCTGAATATGAAAAAGCTGGTCTCTTTGGTTATTGAGCAGCAGGATATCTTTGACCCAGCTACCGAGTTTGTATCCGATTTGGAAAAGGATAAGCTTTTAACCATTTTTAATCGTACGGATGCAAAGTACCCAAGAGAAAAAACGATTCATGAGCTGTTTCAAGAGCAGGTTGACAAGAACCCTGATCAAGTGGCACTCGTATTTGGCGAGGCTCAACTAACATACCGCGAGCTGAACGAAAAGGCGAATCAAATGGCCCGCGGTTTACGCAAACAAGGGGTTTTACCTGATCAGGTGATAGGATTACTTACGGATCGTTCCTTAGAGATGATCATAGCCATTCTAGCGATCTTTAAAGCTGGTGGCGCTTATATGCCTATCGACCCATCTTATCCGAGTGAACGCATTCAATACATGCTAGCAGATAGTCGTACCCATTTGCTATTGGTGCAAAAAGCTGAAATGATCCCAGCTAATTATCAGGGTGAGGTACTACTGTTAACAGAAGATAGCTGGATGGATGAGAATACAGATAATTTAGATTTGGTCAACCAAGCACAAGACCTTGCTTATGTCATGTATACCTCAGGTTCAACAGGTAAACCAAAGGGAAATCTGACAACCCATCAAAATATCGTCAAGACCATCATGAACAATGGTTACATGGAGATTACGCCAAATGATCGTCTTCTCCAGTTGTCCAATTACGCGTTTGATGGATCAACCTTTGATATATACAGCGCATTGTTAAACGGAGCTTCTCTTATTTTAGTACCAACGCATGTACTGATGAATCCGACTGATTTGGCATCGGTCATTCAAGACCAGCATATTACCGTGTCCTTTATGACAACATCTCTATTTAACACTCTGGTTGAGCTGGATGTGACTAGTCTCAAACACATGCGTAAGGTGGTGTTTGGAGGAGAAAAGGCTTCGATCAAGCACGTAGAAAAAGCGCTGGATTATTTGGGAGCTGGACGTTTGGTCAATGGGTATGGACCAACAGAAACTACTGTTTTTGCCACTACCTATACGGTGGACCATACGATCAAGGAGACGGGGATTATGCCGATAGGTCGCCCGTTGAACAATACGAAGGTGTTTATTTTAGGAGCAGACAATCAACTACAGCCGATAGGTGCATTAGGCGAGCTATGTGTGAGCGGGGAAGGGCTTGCCCGCGGGTATCTCAATCTTCCAGAGCTGACTGCTGATCGTTTCGTTGAAAATCCTTTTATGCGGGGAGAGAGAATGTATCGCACAGGGGATTTAGCGCGTTGGTTACCGGATGGAAGCATTGAGTACGTAGGTAGAATAGATGAACAAGTTAAGATTCGGGGACATCGGATCGAATTAGGTGAAATTGAAGCTAGATTACTAGAGCATCCTGCTATTAGCGAGACCGTTTTGCTGGCGAAGCAGGATGAGCAGGGGCATTCCTTCCTATGTGCCTATCTAGTGACAAATGGTGCCTGGTCAGTCGCAGAGCTTCGCAAGCATATCAAGGAAACATTGCCGGATTCTATGGTGCCATCTTATTTTATCGAGATAGATAAAATGCCGCTCACTTCAAATGGCAAGGCAGACAAGCGTGCATTGCCAGAGCCAGATGTTCACCAAGTAAGCTCTTATATTGCTCCTGAGACCGAAACAGAGGAAAAGCTGGTTCAATTATTTCAAGAAATCCTAAGTGTTGAACAAGTCGGTACGCAGGATAATTTCTTCGAGCTGGGCGGACATTCGTTAAAAGCGATGATGCTGGTTTCAAGAATGCACAAGGAATTAGATATAGAGGTACCGCTCAAGGACGTGTTTGCTCGACCTTCAGTAAAAGAATTGGCCGCATTTCTTACAAACACAGAAGTGTCGGATTATATAGCGATTGAACCGGCGGCAAAACAGGAATTTTATCCGGTTTCTTCTGCACAGCGCCGAATGTATGTAGTAGAGCAAATCGGTAGCAGTAATACAACCAGCTACAATATGCCTTTTTTGCTTGAAATAGGAGGAGCCCTCGATGTAGTAGGGTTACAAAAAGCATTAAAGAAACTGGTCATAAGACATGAATCGTTGAGAACGTCCTTTCACATGGTTGATGAGGTATTAATGCAGAAGATCCATCCTGACGTGGAATGGGATTTAATGGTCATGGAAGCAAAAGACGAGGACCTTCCGCAAATCATTGATGGTTTTATCCAGCCGTTTGATTTAAGTGACGCTTCTTTATTTAGAGCGGGACTCGTACGAATGGAAGCTGATCGACATCTACTGATGCTTGATATGCACCATATTATTTCAGATGGGGTATCAACCAATGTATTATTCCAAGACCTGATGCAAATCTATCAGGGCAAGGAGCTCCCTTCTCTTAGAATTCAATACAAGGATTATGCTGTTTGGCAGCAGGCAGAAGCCCAGGTTAATCGTTTACGAGAACAGGAGCAGTATTGGCTTAACCAATTTTCGGGAGAGTTACCTGTACTGGAAATGCCTACCGATTACACTCGTCCATCTATTCAGCAGTCAGAAGGGGATATATGGTCATTTGAAATTAATGCCGAGATCATAAACAAAGTAAAGAAACTGTCCTCCTCGCAGGGTACAACCTTGTATATGACATTGCTGGCCGCCTACCAAGTATTATTGTCAAAATATACGGGGCAAGAGGACGTTATTGTGGGTTCTCCTATTGCTGGCCGACCTCATGCGGATGTAGAAAAGATTGTTGGTATGTTCGTGAACACGTTAGCCTTCAGAGGGCAGCCAAAATCAACTCAAACCTTTAGTACATATCTGTCCGAGGTTAAGGAGCAGGTATTGCACGCCTATGACAATGCAGAATATCCGTTTGAGGAATTACTTGAAAAGCTTGATTTAGAAAGAGATCTAAGTCGTCATCCACTGTTTGATACCATGTTTGCTTTGCAGAATATGGAAATGGCTGAAATCAATATCATGGATCTCTCCTTTCAGCCGCGGGATTTAACATGGAAAAATGCAAAATTCGACCTGACATGGATGATGGCGGAAGCGGAAAATTTGTATGTCACCATTGAGTATAGTACCTCGCTCTTTAAGCCAGAAACGATTGAGCGATTAGGTAAACGATTCACCCATTTACTAAAACAGATCGGGGATGCTCCTGAACGTTTGATTGCTGACTTAGAAGTAGCGACGGAGGATGAAAAACATCAGATTTTATCGGTATTTAATTTGACTCAATCGGATTATCCAGTAAATAAAACAGTTCATCAGCTCTTTGAGGAGCAAGTGCAAAATATGCCTGATCAAAAGGCGATAGTATTTGGTGAAGAGCAAGTAACATACAAAGAATTAAACGCCAAAGCCAACCATCTGGCTACCCTCTTAAAACAAAAAGGCATAACAAACGAGCAACTTGTGGCTGTTATGATTGAGCCTTCCATCGAGTTTTTTGTAGGCATTCTAGCTGTTCTAAAAGCAGGAGGGGCTTATCTACCAATTGACCCAACTTATCCGGCGGAACGAATTGCCTATATTTTGGAGGATAGTCAATCGAAGGTTCTGTTAGTGAGAGGTCATGAACAGGTACAGACACAATTTGCTGGGGAAATCTTGGAAATTGATAGCAAGAAGTTGTCTACCGAAGAGCTGAAAGACGTACCTATGAATAACAAAGTAACCGATCTAGCCTATGTCATTTATACATCAGGGTCCACTGGGCAACCAAAAGGTGTCATGGTGGAGCATAGATCGTTGATGAATCTTTCAGCTTGGCATGTTCACTATTTTGGCATCACAAAGGATGATCGAAGCACCAAATACGCAGGGGTTGGATTTGATGCATCTGTATGGGAGGTCTTCCCTTACTTAATAGCTGGTGCAACGATTTACGTCATCGATCAAGAGACAAGATACGATGTAGAAAAACTGAATCAGTACGTAACAGATCAAGGGATTACGATCAGCTTTTTACCTACGCAATTTGCTGAACAGTTTATGCTGACAGATCATACGGATCATACTGCCCTACGCTGGTTGCTTATCGGCGGTGATAAAGCCCAGCAAGCCGTTCAGCAGAAGAAGTATCAGATTGTAAATAACTATGGGCCTACTGAGAACACGGTTGTAACAACCAGCTATATAGTGAGTCCTGAGGATAAAAAAATCCCGATAGGGCGTCCAATTGCTAATAATCAGGTATTTATCCTGAATAAAGAGAATCAATTACAGCCAGTAGGGATTCCAGGTGAACTATGCGTTAGCGGCGACAGCCTAGCACGCGGCTATCTGCATCGTCCAGAGTTAACGAGTGAGCGTTTTGTAGCTAATCCGTTTGTCCCTGGCGAACGCATGTATAAAACCGGAGATATTGCCCGCTGGTTACCAGATGGAAATATTGAGTATCTAGGTAGATTGGATGATCAAATTAAGATCAGAGGATACCGGGTTGAATTAGGTGAGATCGAATCCGCTATTTTGGAGCATGAAGCAATTCAGGAGACAGTAGTGCTCGCAAGACAAGACGATCAGAATCAGACATATCTATGTGCTTATGTTGTACCGAAAAAATCTTTTGATGTAGCCGAGCTTCGTCAATATCTAGGCAGAAAGCTACCTCACTTTATGATTCCGGCCTTTTTTACGGAAATGACAGAGTTCCCAATTACATCGAATGGGAAAGTAGATAAAAAAGCACTCCCACTACCGGATTTGTCCAAGCAATCAGAGATCGATTACGTTGCCCCAACCACCACGTTAGAAGAAACGCTGGCGGAACTATGGACAGAAGTGCTAGGAGTTTCCCAAGTGGGAATCCATGATAACTTCTTTAAACTGGGTGGGGATTCGATCAAGGCTATTCAGATTGCAGCAAGATTAAATACGAAGCAATTAAAATTGGAAGTTAAGGATTTATTCCAGGCACAAACGATTGCTCAGGTTATTCCATACATCAAAACCAAGGACAGTAAAGCTGAGCAAGGAATTGTTCAAGGAAATGTAGAGCTAACCCCTATACAGGAATGGTTTTTCCAGCAATCCTTCGATATTCCACATCATTGGAATCAGTCCATGATGTTTTATCGAAAGGAAGGGTGGGATCAGCACGTTGTACAAAGGGTGTTCCAAAAAATTGCAGAACACCATGATGCCTTGCGAATGGCTTATCAGCAGGAAAATGGCAAAACGATTCAGATCAATCGCGGAGTGGAAGGCAAGTTGTTTGAGCTAAGCATTTTTGACTTTAAACAACAGGCGAATGTGCCAGAGCTGATCGAGCAAGCAGCTAATCGTCTACAATCCGCAATGAACTTGCAGGACGGTCCATTGGTTCAACTGGGACTCTTTCAGACATCTGAGGGGGATCATCTTTTGATAGCAATTCATCACTTAGTGGTCGATGCCGTTTCATGGCGAATCATTACGGAGGATTTCATGAATGGCTATCAACAAGATTTGCAGGGAGAGCCGATTGCATTTACGAGCAAAACAGACTCCTACCAAAAATGGGCCAAGAGCCTGCTAGAGTACGCTACTAGTGAAGAAATTCAATCAGAGCTGAAATACTGGCAAAGCATGATTGCAAAAGAGCTACCTGCATTGCCAAGAGATTCAAAAGGAGGTGCCCCGTATCTACTCAAGGATATACAAGAGGTCGCTATCCAATTGACAAAAGAGCAAACGAATAAACTATTAACGGATGCCCATAACGCCTACAACACACAGATTAACGATCTTTTGTTGACAGCATTAGCTCTAACTATTCAGGAATGGGCACAAACCAATTCAATCGCAATTACACTAGAAGGCCACGGACGCGAGGATATTGGGGTGGACATTGACATTAACCGTACAGTTGGTTGGTTTACGTCCATGTATCCAGTGGTATTTGATTTGCAGAAGCAAGGGATTGCAAATACGGTTAAGCAAGTAAAAGAAGAGCTGCGACAAATACCGAATAAAGGGATTGGCTATGGGGTTGTTAGATACCTATCGAATCAAGGAAGTACAGAGCTGGATCTAAGCTCCCATGCGATAAATCCAGAGA